One stretch of Sphingopyxis sp. 113P3 DNA includes these proteins:
- a CDS encoding ribbon-helix-helix protein, CopG family: MIDKSKVISLRLTEQETAALDSAARSLGTTRAEVIRTALRIGVPFAVASHGINAPRLVMCLERMQAALDVIVHREHADAAPQLNTIAEQRMAEFHA; this comes from the coding sequence ATGATCGACAAGTCCAAGGTAATCAGCCTCAGGCTGACCGAACAAGAAACTGCTGCGCTCGACAGCGCCGCGCGGAGTTTGGGAACAACCCGCGCTGAAGTCATCCGAACAGCGCTTCGCATAGGCGTCCCATTCGCCGTTGCTTCCCATGGTATAAATGCCCCACGGCTCGTCATGTGCCTCGAACGCATGCAGGCTGCGCTGGACGTTATTGTCCACCGGGAACACGCTGACGCGGCCCCTCAACTGAACACCATTGCCGAGCAACGCATGGCTGAATTCCATGCGTAG
- a CDS encoding type IV secretion system DNA-binding domain-containing protein — MILMRLYSTLWTYLGFDPQKIVHLTLPGRTIRAMPIGYVPFNPLVNAAWQTMMRILFASLVMSAFITAPLTMWYVDFSRKRGKAILQERHERGAMLVTRDILQNEVRAHNNNRFAYECQNLSPPMLPKDVVILNRASKRALGIHQPYKIAGIAYPWRLEQSHTMLIGTTGAGKTTQLRSIVKQLRERGQSAVIFDLTGAFVESFYNPETDVILNPMDQRCRPWTIFNDCDIYADFLSAATALIPSDPGDKEPFWQLAARTLFVEICIKLKADGETSNAAIAHHLMTAELKRIHAKLEDTVAAPLTTEKAARMAESIRSVFNTNGNVLRFLPDPVEGGAQGFSITDWMTQEHAPGSIMFITSNHTDLTLTRPLLTLWMDLAVNSLMRLPRTRDLRTWFLFDEVHALHALPAIEHGLQTARNFGGAFVLGIHSFDKLVETYGEQGAVSLTGLARTKLILATADYRSAERCAEFIGNREVRQMDEAYSYGYNNTRDASTLTPRKMIEPLVIPDDITNLPSMHGFIKFPDGFPAARIKLQWQDYPQVAEGFLRVTKMEPTPYVPPKAKAPAAPKRAEEGGEGGREHTPLTGPEDEQEIERTEPGEEVKHQDGRSEAELAAEAIVVRGDLGAVVNDIERAPAPAQDQSPHVAEGREVTAGAKPVGGASVFSVGALTAKTDELEMARTKATQALTERRHGPDARDRGEEQILRETREGAGVAPIHPHHHHHREDPAVEAELDDGMEM; from the coding sequence ATGATCCTCATGCGCCTCTACTCGACGCTCTGGACCTACCTCGGGTTCGACCCGCAGAAGATCGTTCACCTGACCCTTCCGGGGCGAACGATCCGCGCGATGCCGATCGGCTACGTGCCCTTCAATCCCTTAGTCAACGCGGCCTGGCAAACCATGATGCGCATCCTGTTCGCATCACTCGTGATGAGCGCCTTTATCACCGCGCCGCTGACCATGTGGTACGTCGATTTCTCGCGCAAGCGGGGCAAGGCGATCTTGCAGGAACGGCATGAACGCGGGGCCATGCTTGTCACGCGCGACATCCTCCAAAACGAGGTGCGCGCGCACAACAACAACCGCTTCGCCTACGAGTGTCAGAACCTATCTCCGCCGATGCTCCCGAAAGACGTGGTCATCCTGAATCGCGCGTCGAAAAGAGCGCTGGGCATTCACCAGCCCTACAAGATCGCCGGGATCGCCTATCCGTGGCGCCTCGAGCAGTCGCACACGATGTTGATCGGCACGACCGGCGCAGGCAAGACCACGCAGCTTCGCAGCATCGTCAAGCAGCTGCGCGAGCGCGGGCAAAGCGCGGTTATCTTCGATCTCACCGGCGCTTTCGTCGAGAGTTTCTACAACCCCGAAACCGACGTCATCCTTAACCCCATGGACCAGCGCTGCCGGCCCTGGACCATCTTCAACGACTGCGACATCTACGCTGATTTTCTATCGGCCGCGACCGCGCTCATCCCCTCCGATCCCGGTGACAAGGAGCCATTCTGGCAGCTCGCAGCGCGGACGCTATTCGTCGAAATCTGCATCAAGCTGAAAGCGGACGGCGAGACCTCGAACGCGGCGATCGCGCACCACCTCATGACTGCCGAGCTGAAGCGAATCCACGCCAAGCTCGAAGACACCGTTGCGGCCCCGCTGACGACCGAGAAAGCGGCGCGCATGGCGGAATCGATCCGCTCGGTCTTCAACACCAACGGCAATGTCCTGCGGTTCCTGCCCGACCCGGTCGAGGGCGGTGCGCAGGGTTTCTCGATCACCGACTGGATGACGCAGGAACATGCCCCCGGGTCGATCATGTTCATCACGTCGAACCACACCGACCTGACGCTCACGCGTCCGCTCCTGACCCTCTGGATGGACCTTGCCGTCAACAGCCTGATGCGCCTGCCCCGCACCCGCGACTTGCGCACTTGGTTCCTGTTCGACGAGGTACATGCGCTGCACGCACTGCCGGCGATCGAGCATGGCCTGCAGACTGCACGCAACTTCGGCGGCGCGTTCGTGCTTGGCATCCACTCGTTCGACAAGCTGGTCGAGACCTATGGCGAGCAGGGCGCGGTCAGCTTGACTGGCCTTGCGCGCACCAAGCTGATCCTCGCCACGGCCGACTATCGATCCGCCGAGCGCTGCGCGGAATTCATCGGCAACCGCGAGGTCCGGCAGATGGATGAGGCCTACAGCTACGGCTACAACAACACCCGCGACGCCTCGACCCTCACACCGCGCAAGATGATCGAGCCGCTCGTCATTCCGGACGACATCACGAACCTGCCGTCGATGCACGGGTTCATCAAGTTTCCCGACGGCTTCCCCGCGGCAAGGATCAAACTGCAGTGGCAGGACTATCCGCAGGTCGCCGAAGGCTTTCTCCGGGTCACCAAGATGGAACCGACGCCCTACGTGCCGCCCAAGGCCAAGGCGCCTGCGGCGCCGAAACGCGCGGAAGAGGGAGGGGAAGGTGGTCGCGAGCATACGCCGCTCACCGGACCGGAGGACGAGCAGGAAATCGAGCGCACGGAACCCGGCGAGGAGGTCAAACATCAGGACGGCCGCTCGGAAGCCGAGCTGGCGGCCGAGGCGATCGTGGTGCGCGGCGATCTTGGCGCAGTCGTCAACGACATCGAGCGCGCACCCGCCCCCGCCCAGGACCAGTCACCCCACGTAGCGGAAGGCAGAGAGGTGACCGCGGGCGCAAAACCGGTGGGGGGCGCATCGGTCTTTAGTGTCGGCGCGCTCACCGCCAAGACGGATGAGCTTGAGATGGCTCGTACCAAGGCAACGCAGGCGCTGACCGAACGTCGACATGGCCCGGACGCGAGAGACCGGGGCGAAGAGCAGATCCTGCGCGAGACGCGCGAAGGTGCCGGCGTCGCCCCGATCCATCCGCACCATCATCACCATCGTGAAGACCCCGCCGTAGAGGCGGAGCTCGATGACGGCATGGAGATGTGA
- the mobF gene encoding MobF family relaxase has product MLSVASVKSASGAANYFAKDDYHAAEYYAGEHATEASGWAGEGAKALGLAGEVAKETLEKILNGELPDGEKVGQVQNRQSGIDLTFSMPKSASVMAYVAGDERVLKAHWNAVRTTMAWAEKQFAEGRTYERTKSGEPVRTGNLVYALFQHDTSRALDPQGHIHVVIANMTRMANGAWQALHNSQLWKNNTTLGAAYNAQFRSELAKLGYETQLTGKHGQFEIKGVPKEVLEEFSQRRAEILAKAEELGISSPKGLDKVTTNTRDPKLNVEDRLSLRDSWRERAAALGFDGKALLAQAIGRSSPGSAEHGLRTERGLNEVLTGIREAVGSIFSPRDPLVDRGLDRLGLTASEYRAQHAVASAVRILEQREAAFSVPEVTRTALDLGLAGVTAEKVDARISELVRDEKLIPGKSNRIDGVVTHVTTPEALATEAKILAEIDAGKAAAKPIVAPDQVVMRLTDASGDKTLNAGQMAAATLALSSSDRIVAVQGVAGAGKSTMIASVARVAEAEGRKVLGLAFQNKMVGDLREGSGIEAQTVSSFVNTYARHALAGRGEGYEGARNELKGTVLVLDEASMVGSTPMRHLVGIANALGVDRLVMIGDRQQLSAIDAGKSFALAQAGGIAMERMDENLRQRTDQLRSVAALANRGAVREALGVLGEKLKASPAHVEAAANHWLSLPKDERDATALFASGRASRAELNERVQAGLKADGTLAGEGRTFSVIERVNTTREELRYAKTYAAGQTVEVARAVSELGLRRGTYEVIGVDAKGRVELRSGSKTLRFDPQKIDPMDKRDALGLSQRESIKLHENDQIRWTQNDKDRGLLNAALARVVSVSDKGITVEAADKTLHELKTGDPMLERMGLAYALNMHMAQGITADKGIAVMSSTESNLSNQRLFNVTVTRVRDDLTLYTDNKDRLTSAIERNEGNKTSALETVGKIDVDAPSRSAPAHGPTPREASFNPTLPPDLASLHGKPLGLGAELGPPAKDLPFPEKDIGLEL; this is encoded by the coding sequence GTGCTGAGCGTTGCCTCCGTCAAATCCGCGTCCGGCGCCGCGAACTACTTCGCCAAGGACGACTATCATGCGGCCGAATACTACGCCGGCGAACACGCCACCGAAGCCAGTGGCTGGGCCGGAGAAGGGGCGAAGGCGCTCGGCCTGGCCGGCGAAGTAGCGAAGGAAACTCTCGAGAAAATCCTCAACGGGGAACTGCCCGATGGGGAGAAGGTGGGCCAGGTCCAGAACCGACAGTCGGGGATCGACCTCACCTTCTCGATGCCCAAGTCGGCGAGCGTGATGGCCTATGTCGCTGGCGACGAACGCGTCCTGAAGGCCCATTGGAACGCTGTCCGCACGACCATGGCCTGGGCTGAGAAGCAGTTCGCGGAGGGTCGTACCTACGAGCGGACTAAATCAGGCGAACCGGTGCGGACCGGGAACCTGGTCTATGCGCTGTTCCAACACGACACGAGCCGCGCGCTCGACCCGCAAGGGCATATCCACGTCGTGATCGCCAACATGACGCGAATGGCCAACGGTGCCTGGCAGGCGCTGCACAACAGTCAGCTCTGGAAGAACAACACCACTTTGGGCGCGGCGTACAACGCGCAGTTCCGGTCCGAGCTGGCCAAGCTCGGTTACGAGACCCAGCTGACCGGCAAGCACGGCCAGTTCGAGATCAAGGGTGTCCCCAAGGAGGTGCTCGAGGAATTTAGCCAGCGTCGGGCGGAGATCCTCGCCAAGGCAGAGGAATTGGGCATTTCATCCCCGAAGGGGCTCGACAAAGTCACCACGAACACACGCGACCCAAAACTCAATGTCGAAGATCGGCTCAGCTTGCGGGACAGCTGGCGCGAACGCGCGGCGGCGCTGGGCTTCGACGGAAAGGCTCTGCTGGCCCAAGCGATCGGGCGATCAAGCCCTGGCTCCGCAGAACACGGTTTGCGAACCGAGCGGGGCCTCAACGAGGTTCTGACCGGCATCAGGGAAGCGGTCGGCAGCATTTTCAGCCCACGCGACCCGCTGGTCGATCGCGGCCTCGACCGGCTCGGCCTGACCGCCTCGGAATATCGCGCGCAGCACGCGGTCGCCTCGGCTGTCCGCATCCTCGAGCAGCGTGAGGCGGCGTTTTCGGTGCCCGAGGTCACCCGCACTGCGCTCGATCTCGGGCTTGCAGGGGTCACGGCCGAGAAGGTCGACGCGCGCATCAGCGAACTCGTCCGCGACGAAAAGCTGATCCCGGGAAAGTCCAACCGGATCGACGGGGTCGTGACGCATGTCACCACGCCCGAAGCGCTCGCGACTGAGGCGAAGATCCTGGCCGAGATCGACGCGGGGAAGGCGGCTGCCAAACCAATCGTCGCGCCCGACCAAGTGGTGATGCGGCTGACCGACGCGTCCGGGGACAAGACACTGAACGCCGGGCAGATGGCCGCTGCCACGCTGGCGCTGTCCTCGTCCGATCGGATCGTTGCCGTGCAAGGCGTCGCGGGCGCCGGCAAGTCGACCATGATCGCCAGCGTTGCCCGGGTTGCCGAAGCCGAAGGTCGCAAGGTGCTGGGCCTCGCCTTTCAGAACAAGATGGTCGGCGATCTGCGCGAGGGCTCGGGGATCGAGGCGCAGACGGTGTCGTCGTTCGTCAACACCTATGCCCGACATGCGCTCGCGGGGCGGGGAGAGGGCTACGAAGGGGCCCGGAACGAACTCAAGGGCACGGTCCTCGTGCTCGACGAAGCCTCGATGGTCGGCAGCACACCGATGCGCCATCTGGTCGGAATCGCCAATGCGCTTGGGGTCGACCGCCTCGTGATGATCGGCGACCGTCAGCAGCTTTCCGCGATCGACGCGGGCAAGTCGTTCGCACTGGCACAAGCTGGCGGGATCGCCATGGAGCGCATGGACGAGAACCTGCGCCAGCGCACGGATCAGCTGCGCAGCGTCGCCGCGCTCGCCAACCGTGGCGCCGTGCGCGAAGCGCTCGGTGTCCTGGGCGAAAAGCTGAAGGCCAGTCCGGCCCACGTCGAGGCGGCCGCCAACCATTGGCTATCCCTGCCCAAGGACGAACGCGACGCGACCGCGCTGTTCGCTTCTGGCCGCGCGTCTCGCGCCGAGTTGAACGAACGCGTGCAGGCAGGGCTGAAGGCGGACGGTACCCTGGCGGGCGAGGGGCGGACGTTCAGCGTGATCGAACGGGTCAACACGACCCGCGAGGAGTTGCGCTACGCCAAGACCTATGCCGCCGGGCAGACGGTCGAGGTCGCGCGCGCGGTCAGCGAGCTCGGACTTCGCCGCGGCACCTACGAGGTCATCGGCGTCGATGCCAAGGGCAGGGTAGAGCTGCGCTCGGGCAGTAAGACCCTGCGCTTCGATCCGCAGAAGATCGACCCTATGGACAAGCGGGATGCGCTCGGCCTCAGCCAGCGTGAGAGCATCAAGCTCCACGAGAACGATCAGATCCGCTGGACGCAGAACGACAAGGATCGCGGACTGCTCAATGCCGCTCTCGCGCGGGTAGTGTCGGTATCGGACAAGGGGATCACCGTAGAGGCGGCCGACAAGACCCTGCACGAATTGAAGACCGGCGATCCCATGCTTGAGCGCATGGGCCTCGCCTACGCGCTCAACATGCACATGGCGCAAGGCATCACGGCCGACAAAGGCATCGCGGTGATGAGCTCGACCGAGAGCAATCTTTCCAACCAGCGACTGTTCAACGTGACCGTGACCCGCGTGCGCGACGATCTGACGCTCTACACCGACAACAAGGACAGGCTGACCAGCGCGATCGAGCGCAACGAAGGCAACAAGACCTCGGCGCTCGAGACCGTGGGCAAGATTGACGTCGACGCTCCGTCTCGAAGCGCTCCGGCTCACGGACCTACGCCGCGCGAGGCCAGCTTCAACCCGACGCTGCCGCCTGACCTTGCGTCACTGCACGGCAAGCCGCTCGGCCTTGGCGCTGAACTTGGCCCGCCTGCGAAGGATCTGCCGTTCCCCGAAAAAGACATTGGACTGGAGCTGTGA
- a CDS encoding DUF2726 domain-containing protein, which produces MTQQHIIFLVLAVLAVALLRLLGGRSGIGRLPVRPRELMTKRERIVCGFIEQAIPSARVHAQVSMGAILQPARGLDRSRATSVRNRFSSKRVDFLLEDRASGDIIAIVELDDRTHNARQDAQRDQMTARAGYTTIRLSGGRQTALSVRSALAEALAPQPDSRAMRRTAA; this is translated from the coding sequence ATGACCCAGCAGCACATCATCTTCCTGGTCCTGGCTGTCCTCGCTGTCGCCTTGCTGCGCTTGCTAGGCGGGAGATCGGGCATCGGTCGCTTGCCAGTGCGGCCGCGCGAGCTGATGACCAAGCGCGAGCGGATCGTCTGCGGGTTCATCGAGCAAGCAATTCCGAGCGCGCGGGTTCATGCCCAGGTGTCGATGGGCGCGATCCTGCAGCCTGCGCGGGGGCTCGACCGGAGCCGCGCGACGTCGGTGCGCAATCGCTTCTCTTCCAAACGGGTCGACTTCCTCCTCGAGGACCGGGCCAGCGGCGACATCATCGCGATCGTCGAGCTCGACGATAGGACCCACAACGCCCGCCAGGACGCCCAGCGCGACCAAATGACGGCGCGGGCGGGCTACACGACCATCAGGCTCTCAGGGGGCCGTCAGACCGCCCTCAGCGTGCGCAGCGCGCTTGCCGAGGCTTTGGCACCACAACCGGATTCGCGCGCGATGCGCCGAACAGCAGCGTGA
- a CDS encoding CsgG/HfaB family protein: MIAAGLLAGLALAGTPALAQKLGQGGTGVDENTELPRCAAPLGVVALVEEKAPDMRDSLSPGLAALLKMAEAQQGGGTARVDPLPLIKLMAARSNCFRVADRGAAMSALERERAMAGATPSAAMTKADYLISAQVLYSDAKSRESGGGLGGALGGAVGLKSKTLESQVMLSLVSVDTGLQEAVATGSARKKDIGVVGGGLLLGLGVGALGGTYGSTDIGKITSLAVLDAFRKLIVDVQARLPAKPAAVTAPPIESPKP; the protein is encoded by the coding sequence ATGATCGCCGCTGGGTTGCTGGCGGGCCTCGCGCTCGCCGGCACTCCCGCGCTCGCGCAAAAGCTGGGGCAGGGCGGCACCGGTGTCGACGAGAACACCGAGCTGCCACGATGCGCGGCCCCGCTCGGCGTCGTTGCCCTGGTCGAGGAGAAGGCGCCCGACATGCGCGACAGCCTTTCTCCCGGTTTGGCAGCGCTGCTCAAAATGGCAGAGGCGCAGCAAGGAGGCGGAACGGCCAGGGTCGATCCCTTGCCGCTCATCAAACTCATGGCCGCACGCTCCAACTGCTTTCGGGTAGCAGACCGCGGTGCCGCAATGTCCGCGCTCGAGCGTGAACGCGCGATGGCGGGGGCAACGCCGTCCGCGGCGATGACCAAAGCGGACTACCTCATCAGCGCGCAGGTGCTTTATTCCGATGCCAAGAGCCGCGAAAGCGGCGGCGGCTTAGGCGGCGCGCTGGGCGGCGCGGTCGGCCTCAAGTCGAAGACGCTCGAGAGCCAGGTCATGCTATCGCTGGTATCGGTCGACACCGGGTTGCAGGAGGCGGTCGCGACCGGCTCGGCCCGCAAGAAGGATATCGGCGTCGTCGGTGGTGGTCTGCTGCTTGGGCTTGGCGTGGGCGCGCTCGGCGGCACCTACGGGTCGACCGATATCGGAAAGATCACCTCGCTGGCAGTCCTCGACGCGTTCCGTAAGCTCATCGTCGACGTGCAAGCGCGCTTGCCGGCTAAGCCCGCAGCTGTGACGGCGCCGCCAATCGAGAGTCCGAAGCCATGA
- a CDS encoding LexA family protein gives MQNQIRLTELQWADTRSSIPLALVRVPAGFPSPAEGEEDDPIDLNAWLIEQPAATYLMRVEGWSMTGAGINDGDLVAVSRAKQAIAGDVVVAVMHGDRTLKRLKKLDGRFWLVPEAEGYPHLEVDEYTEIWGVVVGLVRRYRR, from the coding sequence ATGCAAAACCAGATTCGACTGACAGAACTCCAATGGGCCGATACCCGATCCTCGATCCCGCTCGCGCTGGTGCGCGTTCCTGCAGGGTTTCCCAGCCCCGCCGAGGGCGAGGAAGACGACCCCATCGATCTCAACGCATGGCTGATCGAGCAACCAGCTGCCACCTATCTGATGCGGGTCGAAGGCTGGTCGATGACCGGTGCCGGAATCAATGATGGAGACCTGGTCGCGGTCAGCCGTGCGAAGCAGGCAATCGCCGGCGACGTCGTGGTTGCCGTGATGCATGGCGATCGCACTCTGAAGCGCCTCAAGAAGCTCGATGGGCGGTTCTGGCTCGTTCCCGAAGCTGAAGGCTACCCGCACCTCGAGGTCGACGAATACACCGAGATCTGGGGCGTGGTCGTGGGACTGGTCAGGCGCTATCGCCGATGA
- a CDS encoding Y-family DNA polymerase, producing MSGPIALCDCNSFYVSAERVMDLSLRGVPAIVASNNDGNAVARSAEAKALGIKMGDPIFKIRDLIKAHGVAVRSSNYTLYADIQRRVLAATEPFARDIEIYSIDENFLDLTGFEHLDLVDHCQKLRAQILQWTTIPTCVGLGPTKTLAKLGNAAAKKNPIFDGVADLRDEYIRRYVMDRFDAADVWGVGGATTRKLSDLGIRTAGQLRDMPLRQARGLGTVVLERLVAELNGVQADAVELVAPDRKGMAVTRSFGTPIADLEQLMGAISQFAMRAGEKLRQHGLVAGRMAVFFHTNRHKPDRPQYGASRGGALHPMTADSFELISLARRLVERAYRRGFEFTKAGIMLEQLAAADARPRTLFENQDQSAQRERLMAAIDDINGKFGRMTVVPGSQGFKRSWKMRADMKSPAWTTRISDLPVVKA from the coding sequence ATGAGCGGGCCGATCGCCTTATGCGACTGTAATTCCTTCTATGTTTCCGCAGAACGCGTCATGGATTTGTCCCTTCGCGGCGTTCCGGCGATCGTGGCTTCGAACAACGACGGCAATGCGGTCGCCAGATCTGCGGAGGCCAAGGCGCTCGGCATTAAGATGGGTGATCCCATTTTCAAGATCCGCGATCTTATCAAAGCGCACGGTGTGGCGGTCCGCAGTTCGAACTATACCTTGTATGCCGACATCCAGCGGCGCGTGCTGGCGGCGACCGAACCGTTCGCGCGCGACATCGAGATCTATTCCATAGACGAGAATTTTCTCGATCTGACCGGTTTCGAACACCTCGATCTGGTCGACCATTGCCAGAAGCTGCGCGCGCAGATCCTGCAGTGGACCACGATCCCCACCTGTGTCGGCTTAGGGCCAACCAAGACGCTGGCCAAGCTCGGCAACGCGGCCGCCAAGAAGAATCCGATCTTCGACGGCGTCGCAGACCTGCGCGACGAATATATCCGCCGCTACGTGATGGACCGGTTCGACGCCGCGGACGTGTGGGGGGTAGGGGGCGCGACCACGCGCAAGCTGAGCGACCTCGGCATTCGAACCGCTGGCCAGCTGCGCGACATGCCGCTGCGGCAGGCGAGGGGGCTTGGCACCGTCGTACTGGAGCGCCTCGTGGCCGAACTCAACGGCGTCCAGGCCGACGCGGTCGAACTCGTGGCTCCCGATCGTAAGGGCATGGCGGTGACGCGCTCGTTCGGCACGCCGATCGCCGACCTTGAGCAGCTGATGGGGGCGATCTCGCAATTCGCCATGCGCGCCGGCGAGAAGCTGCGCCAGCACGGCCTCGTGGCAGGGCGTATGGCGGTGTTCTTCCACACCAACCGCCACAAGCCGGATCGGCCGCAATATGGCGCGTCGCGGGGCGGGGCACTGCATCCCATGACTGCCGACAGCTTCGAGCTGATCTCCCTTGCCCGGCGCTTGGTCGAGCGCGCGTATCGTCGCGGTTTCGAGTTCACGAAGGCGGGCATCATGCTCGAGCAGCTGGCGGCGGCCGACGCACGGCCGCGCACGCTGTTCGAAAACCAGGACCAGTCCGCTCAGCGCGAGCGGCTCATGGCGGCGATCGACGACATCAACGGCAAGTTCGGCCGAATGACGGTTGTGCCCGGCAGCCAGGGGTTCAAACGGTCTTGGAAGATGCGCGCTGACATGAAATCGCCGGCATGGACGACACGAATAAGCGACTTGCCCGTAGTGAAGGCATGA
- a CDS encoding WGR domain-containing protein has translation MSLTDLAGASFIELTAVDEGRNCRRAYRIERTEDLFGHQLIELSWGRIAGPSQTKRLSAPSTAEAIATIRRVLARRASATNRIGVAYTRQDADSMAAPGASAHQ, from the coding sequence ATGTCTCTGACCGATTTAGCCGGTGCTTCCTTCATCGAGCTCACCGCTGTCGATGAAGGTCGCAACTGCCGGCGAGCCTATCGTATTGAGCGCACCGAGGATCTTTTCGGGCACCAGCTGATCGAACTGTCATGGGGCCGGATCGCGGGGCCGTCTCAGACGAAGCGCCTGTCGGCACCGTCGACCGCCGAGGCTATCGCCACTATTCGCAGAGTGCTCGCGCGCCGAGCGTCCGCGACCAACCGGATCGGCGTTGCTTACACGCGACAGGATGCCGACAGCATGGCAGCGCCTGGAGCCTCTGCCCATCAATAG
- a CDS encoding HU family DNA-binding protein, which produces MNMSELTKSVASSTGATETATKAMIAAVFDAIAASAAEGDDVAIPGFGKFTVKSRPERQGRNPATGEAMTIKASRKVSFAAAKGLKDRL; this is translated from the coding sequence ATGAATATGAGCGAACTGACCAAGAGCGTTGCCTCTTCCACCGGCGCGACCGAAACCGCCACAAAGGCAATGATTGCTGCGGTCTTCGACGCGATCGCCGCCTCAGCAGCAGAGGGCGATGACGTCGCTATTCCCGGTTTCGGCAAATTCACCGTCAAGAGCCGCCCCGAGCGTCAGGGACGGAATCCTGCGACCGGCGAAGCCATGACCATCAAGGCATCACGGAAGGTGTCGTTTGCGGCTGCAAAAGGACTGAAGGACCGCCTGTAG